GGTAGATCGGCAGCATGACTCCGCCACGCGACAGCCACTCGGGCGGAGCGGTGTCCGGGTAGTCCGAGACGCGCCGCAGTGGGAACTCCCCCAGGCCGGGCGGAAGCGGATGTACCCCCGTCTCGGGGATTCGCAGGGTCCGCTGGAACGACACCGTCGCCGGTCCCAGCCCCAACTGGTCCTGGACGATCTCCACCACTGTCTTGCCCGTCATGACTACCTCCATCTCGGCGTGTTGCCGATATCTGTAGCAGCACGCTCCGACAGGACCGAAACTGTGCCTGACCAGGGCGGTTCGGCTCCAGCGGGCTGATCCCCGACACCGAGATCGGCATTTCTGACCCGGCCGAACCGACGTCAGCCCTACGCTGACCGTGTTGCCAGATGGCAACCGCCGATCGACGCGTGGGGACTCGACGGTCGGCGCCGCACGACGTCGCAATGGGGGGACGGAAGTGGTTGCTGTTGTCGGATTGGTCCCGCGTCTGCTGGCGGCCATGGGCTTGTTGTTGTTCCCCCTGTCCGTGACGCCGACCGCATCGGCGGACCCGTGCCCCGACATCGGAGTGGCCTTCGCGCGAGGCACCGCGGAACAGCCCGGACCGGGTGCGGCGGGCCAACGATTCATCGACTCGCTCAGGGCTCAGGCGTTCCCGCGCACCGTGGGCATGTACGGCGTCAACTATCCCGCCAGCGCCAATTTCGCGGCTGGCCCGGCGTTCACTATGAACGTCGTCGACGGTGTGCGGGACGAAGCCAACCATGTGCGGGGCGTCGTGTCCGTCTGCCCGCAGACCCAGATGGTGCTCGGCGGATACTCCCAGGGCGCCGCGGTGACGGCGCTCGTCACCTCGGGCATCGTGCCGGCCGGGGTGAGCCCCGAGGCCCTCCCGCCTCCGTTGCCGCCGGACGTCGCCGACAACGTGGTCGCGGTGGTGCTCTTCGGTAAACCGGCCGGACCGGCGCTGCCGAAGTATGGCGTGCCCGCGCTCGATGTCGGACCCGTGTACGCGGGGAGAGCTCAGGAGCTGTGTGCACCCGGTGACACGGTGTGCTCCGGCGGCTTCGGCCCGGGGTCTGGCACCGCGCACGTGCAGTACGCGGTCAACGGGATGGCCGATCAGGCAGCTGCTTTCGCGGTCAGTCGGCTCGTGGCGTTGCCTGCGCCGGTGTGATCCGAGAAGCGGCGGCTGCTCAACTAGCTTCTCCAGTCCTCGACAACGATGCGCCACCGCTCCCCCAACTCGTCAGCGAGCCGCTGCAGGGCGCGGGTCAGGCACAGTGTCCCGCGGGCTGAGCCGCCGTCGAGTATCGGTGAGACGATGACACCGTCCACGACGCCAAGCCGCGCCAGGTCCGCCAGATAGGATCCCAGCCCGGCATGCGTACCGTAGTAACGCAGTCGATTCTGTAACTCTGACGACTCCGCATGCTCGACAGGCACCAACTTCTGGGACGAGGCGCAGGCCGCCTCCGCCAAGCCGACGTGCAGATCCAGCAACGACAGGCGCGGTGACGTGTGTTTGATTCGCTCAGCGATCACATACGCACGGCCCAAATGCGGCGCATAGATGACCGACGCCGGACGCCGGACGCCTTGGACGTACACATCTTCAGGCTGGTGGCCCAAGCTGCTCGCAGCGAACCCGGCTGGCCTGCCCTGCTGAGCGATGATCACCGTGAATATCAGCTCCGGCCTGTATGACATGGCCTGTCTTGGGCTGGAGTGCTGTGCGTCAGCTCCGTGTCGTGAAGGATTCGAGCTCATCGGCCGCTGCGATCAGTTGACGGGTGTACTCGAATTCAGGCGATGAGATCAGGTCGGCAGTCGGCTTATCCTCGAGAATCTCGCCGGAGTGAATCACCGCGGTCCGTTGCGCAATGCTGGTGATTACGCCGAGATCATGCGACACGAAGAGAAGAGCCAGTTGGAGCTCCTGGCTGAGTGTCTTCAACATCCGCAGGATCTTTGCCTGCACCGAGACGTCCAGTGCGGAGGTGATCTCATCACAGATCAGGAGTTTCGGCTCCGCAGCCAGTGCTGAGGCGATCATCACCCGCTGCCGTTGACCGCCGGACAACTCGCGCGGCCGGCGTGCCGCCGCGGAGGCATCCAGCTCCACCAGATCGAGATAGCGTCGAACCTCGTCGGCGTTGGCGGCGCGCCGACCACCTCGCCTCAGCTGAATCGGACGACCGACGATCTCGTTCACCGTCAATGCGGGGTTCAAAGACAGCGTCGGATTCTGAAACACAACCTGAATCGAGCGCAGCTGCTCAGTGGAACGATCCTTGTAGCGCAACGGCAGATTCTGTCCGTCGAAGGTGATCGTTCCACCGTTCGCGTCCACGAGCCCACTGATGCAGCGGGTCAGCGTCGTCTTACCGCTGCCTGATTGGCCCGCGATGGCGACCCGCTCGCCCACCCCGATCCGCAGATCTACGTTCCGCAGGATGGGCACGTAGGTTCCCCGGGATCGGTATCCGGCCTGCAGGCCCTGCACAGTCAGGACATCGCCTTGACTGTGCAGCTGGGTATCGGCCGCCGCTCCCCTGCCCTGCGGTTGCGCAGGGCCGGTGACCGAGACGGTGCTAGGCGGGCGGGACGCCACGGGCTCAGGTGCATCGATCCGGGCTCGGTGGCTGGGAATCGCGGCGACCAGGCTCTTGGTGTACTCGTGCTGAGGGTCCTGAAGCACAGTCCGAGCATCGCCGGTCTCCACGATGCGACCCCGATGCATGACACACACGCGGTCCGCCAGATCTGCGACCACGCGGAGATCGTGCGAGACGTACACCATCGCGACGCCCAGTTCGTCTCTCAGCGAGCGGATTTCACGCACGATGAGGGCCTGTGTCAGCAGGTCCAGTCCGGTGGTCGGCTCATCGAACACAACTGCCCCAGGCCGCGCGGCAAGTGCTGCACCGATGGCAAGACGCTGCTGTTGACCACCGGAGAGCTGATGCGGAAACCGCCTGATGAAGTCGCGGTCGGTGGGCAGGTCGACGCGGCTCAGCGCAGCACCGATGCCTGACGAACTCTGGTCGCGGCCCGCATGTGCGGCCAGCATCGAGTTGATCAGCTTGGCGACCCGCATCGAAGGATTCAGGGCAGACGGCGGGTCCTGGGGGACGTAGGCGATCTCCAGACCGCGCACCGCCCGCAGCTGTGCCGGTGTCAGCTCGAGCAGATTCCTTCCGGAGACTTCGACACGGCCGGCGAGCGTCACGCCGGGGGTTGCATAGCCCAGCAACGCCAGAGACGTCGTGGTCTTACCGCTGCCGGACTCTCCGATGATTCCCAGGATCTCACCCGGTGCCACCGAGAACGACACGTCCTCGACGATCTTCGTGCCGTCGTCGAGTTCGGCGGTCAACCCCGCGACGTTGATGAATGCAGTGCCTGTCTTCGCCGGGGAGGTCAATGATTCCGCCGTCACGACTTCGTCCTATCCGCGCGTACGCCAGAGCGTTTCAGTGTGTTGCGACGACGTGTTCGCGCCGCTCGATCGCCGGCGAGGTTGACGCCGAAGATGAACAGGCCGATCAGCACCGCAGGGGCCAAGGTTGCCAGTGGCTGGATGGACAACCCGATCCGATTCTCGGACACCATGAGTGCCCAGTTCGACGACGGCGGGGTCTCACCGAGGCCGAGGAACGTCGCGCCGGCGATGAGGAGAATCGAGGACGCGGTGCGAGTCCCGAAGTCGGCGGCCAGCGTAGGCATGACGTTCGGCCACACGTCCCGACGGGCTATCGCGAACGTACGCTCACCTCTCAGCCAGGAGGCGTCGACATAGCTCGAGAGCACGACGTCACTCGCGCTTGCGCGGGCAAGCCTGCACACCTGCGGGAAGTGGCCGATGATCACCGCCACGACGACGACGGTCACGCCCTTTCCCGCGCTCGTTGCCAGCAGCAGCAGCAACAGGATCGGCGGAAACGCAAGGACGACGTCGTTGAGCCAGGTCATGACCCGTTCGGCACCACCACCGCGCAACGCCATGAAGACGCCCACCGGAGCGGCCAGCAGGTAGGAGACGGCGGTGGCGACGACTCCTGTGACGATCAATCCGAGTCCGCCGTAGAGCACCCGGGACCACACGTCGCGTCCCAGCGCATCCAGGCCGAGCAGCCCGATCTGGGAACTGTAGGGGGTGCCCACCACCTCGGTGGGCGAATACGGCGCGATGAAGCGGCCGAAGACTGCAAACAGGAGGATTCCGGTCAGGATGACGAGCCCGACTTTGCGCTGAGTGGTCATCGCTGTCCCCACCGCCGCGGGGTCACCAGGACGATCAGGGCGTCGTTCAGGGTGTTGACCACGATGTAGACAGCTGCGATCAGCGCTGTCACACCCAGAATGACCGGGAAGTCCCGCTGCAGAGTCGCATTCACGGCCATCAATCCGATTCCCGGGTACTGGAACACGGTCTCCACCAGAACCACTCCACCCACCAGATAGACAAGGATGAACGAGATGCTCTGTATGCAGGGCGCCAGTGAATTGCGGAGCGCGTACTTGAAGACAATGTCACGCTCCTTGACGCCGTTCAGCCTGGCCATCTTCACGTACTCAGACGACATCGCCTCAGCAACGCCGGCCCGCACGATGCGCAGCGCGTAACCCATGTTCACCAAAACCATTGTGAGGACCGGTAGTACGAGGACACGTGGATCGGCGAGCGGACTGCCGTTCGCCGGGAACACCGAGATCGCCGGAATCACGCCGTTGCTCTGCACACCAATCAGATAGGCCAGCAGCGCGCCCAGGGTGAACTCGGGCATCGAAAGGAACCCCAGAGTCGACGTTGAGATGATCCGATCAACGCGAGACCCGGGCGAGGCGCCAGCGTAGGCGCCGAGCACCAGCGCTGCCGGTACGAGCAGCAGTAGCGCGCACCCTGCCAGGATCAACGAATTCGAGATACGTGGCGCAAGAATCGATGTCACTGACTCCTGGGAGACCAGAGACTTGCCGAAGTCACCGGACAACACGCCCGTCAACCAGTTCCAATAACGCTCCAGCAGGGGCTGATTGAGCCCCAGCGACTCCCGGATCGCAGCGATCCGCTCGGGTGAGGCGCTGCGGCCCAGCACCGCGCTGACGGGGTCCCCCGGCAGCAGAGCGGCGGCGAAGAAGGCGAGTGTGAGGACCGTGAACAGCAGCGCGATCCCAGCGCCCACACGCTTGGCTATCACCACTCCGACGGCGATCCAGGGTCTCTGCTGCAGCATCGCCGACACCCGTGCTGCAATTGATCGCTCATCACTGACTTCGTTCGAACTCGTCGGACTCAGCCCGACATCAAGACTCATCGAATGGCTCCTTCAACACAAAGCGGTCGAGCACACAGTCGTGGCGGCCCCGCCCACGACTGTGTTCCTCCTGCGAGCACGTCACCGATCCACACGCTGGCGGTCCCGCTGCCGTACAGCGCGCTCACAGACACCGGCGAACAGTACGGGACGGATGACCCGGGCACAGCGCGTGCTTCGGGTCATGCGCCGATCGTCGTGGTGGCCGGTCATGAATCGCCGGAGTTCGCGGACGGACTCCCTGCGCTTAACGCGTAGCCTCCGCGGTGGTACAGCAGTGCCTCCCGCGCTTGCCGCTCGGAGTGGAAATCGAGGACCCGTCCAACGACCAGATGATGGTCTCCGATCGTGTATTCGGCTTCGAGGCGACAGTCGATCCATCCGAGCACACCGGACAGGACTGGGTTTCCACCAGGGCTCGGGGTCCAGTCCACACCAGCCCACTTGTCGTCGGCCCTCCGGGCAAAGTTGCTCGAGAGGTCGTGTTGCCCCGCGGCCAGGACATTGCAGCAGAACGACCCGTGCTCACGGATGCGGGGGTAGCTCACCGAGGTGATGCTGGGAGCGAACGCGATGTACGGCGGGTCCAACGACAGTGACAGAAAAGACTGGCACGTCATGCCAACGGGGTCGTCGGCATCAGCGGTGACAACCACGATCCCTGAGGGGAAGACACCCATGATGTCGCGCAACTCTCGTTGGTCGAACGACCGACCGGCTTCTCGTTGTTCAGTCACCGGCGGAGAGGTTTCGGGCCATGAGGTTCATCGCGGCGATCCCGTGCGCATTGCTGGTCATCCACTCCTCGATCAGGTCGTCGAGGTGATCGAGTTGACTTGTAGCGACCGGAAATGCTGCCGTCGCCACCGTCGCGCCGAGTTCGACCAGCACGGGACGCAGTTGTGTCTCCGCGGCTAGATAGTGCCGGTCAGACCCGATGGTCATCAGCGGAACTGCGAAGACGCCCGCCAGATCACCGGCCCCGTAATGGTCTAGGAATGCCTTCAGCAGGCCGGTGAAGCTGGCCTTGTACGTCGGGGTCGCGACGACGACCACATCGGCATCGAGCACCCGATGCTTCGCGTCGAGCACCTTCGTGGAGCTGAAATCGAATACTTCAGACGCAATCTCGCTGAGTTCGAGGGTGTGGGGATCGCTGTCACCGAGTTTCTCGGCCAGACGTCTGGCCGCGGCCACGGTCCGTGACCCCGGCTGGGGGTTCCCGCTCACGATCGAGACCTTCAACGCGCTCATCGGGGCATCCTTCCTGGTGTTGTCGAATCGACGGTTCTGTCAGAACGCACGCAGGTTGTCCCGGAGAAACTCGTGGCCATACTCGGTCCTGACCCGACCGCGACGTTGCAGCGCGGGCACCAACCCCTCCGTCACCTCGGCCACGAATCGGCGGTTCAGGCTGTTGGAGCCGGTGTAGATCAGGAACCCATCGCCACCGACCTCGTCGACGATCTCCCCCATCCGGTCAGCAACCTCGTCGGGTGTGCCCACCAGCTCGACGCGAGGCGAGAGGTAGTCGATCGCCAGCTCGCGCAACGTCTTTCCGCTTCCACGCTGCAGAAACATCTCCAGGGCGGACTGTTCGCCGTCGGTCGTGAGGTCCTGTGGCGGCACCTCGTCGAGCGGGAACTGTGAGAAGTCGATGTCGGTCGTGAAGGAGAACTGCGCCAAGATGTTCTCCACCGCGCGATCACTGGTGATGTTCCGCCGGTTAGCCGCCACCGCCTCCTCGGTGGTGGCCCCCAGGACCGGCATCATGATGAACAGGATCTTGATCTCGTCGGGGTTTCGACCGTGCGCGGCGGCACGGGCACGCACATCGTCGCGGAACTTGCGCATGTCCTCGATGCTGCCCGGGTTGGCGACGATCGAATCTGCGTACTTGGCCGCGAAGTCACGGCCTTTGGGTGAGCCACCTGCCTGCACGAACACCGGCTGCCCATTGGGCGGACGAACAGTGGTGAGCGGACCCTTCGAACGGAAGTACTCGCCATCGTGATCCACCGCGCGCACGCTGCCCGGCGCAAAGTACGCACCGGTCTCGCGATCACGGACGATGTTGTCGGCATCCCAGGAGTTCCACAGTTCACGCACCAGATCGATGTACTCGTGGGCGATGTCGTAACGCTTGTCGTGGGGCGGCAGCTTGTCCATGCCGAAGTTCAGTGCGGCCTGATTCTGCGCGGACGTCACGATGTTCCAGCCGAATCGCCCCTTGGCGATGTGGTCCACCGTGGCCACCGTTCGAGCCAGCATGTAGGGCGGATAGAAAGCCGTGGACATGGTTGCGATGATTCCGAGCCGCGACGTGGCAGCTGCGATGACGGCCGCGAGCGGAACCGGATCATGCTTGGGTGCCCACAGGGCGTGCTTGAGATAGGTGTCAAAGGAGCGGCCGTAGGCATCGGGAACGCTGACAGTGTCCTCGAACATCATGTAGTCGAAGCCGGCGCGCTCCAACGACTGCGCCATCTCGACATAGAACTTTCCGTCCCACGGCTCATCTGGCGGCGAGAACGGTCCGGTGAAGTCGTTGGCGACGAATCCAACGAACCAGCCCAGGTGAAACTTCTTGGGAGACAAGTCGTTATCCTTTCGATCGTGCTGATGAGTTTGCAGCTTGTTCGCGCAGCGGCGGCCTGTCGGCTCAGCTGAAAGTCGGTCGGCCGGAACTGTCGCTGTAGCGGCTGCGGCTGCGGTCGAGAGCGGCGGCAGCGGCCAGGGAGTCGATGTCCTGATAGGGCCGGCCGACGAACTGAGCGCTCGTCGGCATCCCGTTCGCATCGAATCCGGTCGGGACCGCCGTCGACGGGCAGCGGCCGAGAATATTGAACGGTCCGGTCATCAGGCCGTCGCGCTCGACGTTGCTGGCGACCTTGCCGTTGATGGTCGGGCCGCGGTCAACATACGACTGACCCGCGTCGAGTGCGATGGTGGCCAACGTGGGGCACAGCAGAATTCGATACTGCTCGAATACTCGCGACAGTGGCCGGTAGAACTGCGCTTCGGCTTCGTAGGTTTCGGCCATCGTCATGGCGGCCGCTCCGGCGGTCGACCGCTCGATGAAGTCGAGCGTGTAGTCGTTGAGCAGGTCGGCGTTGTCCACCGCATGGCGAGCGGCTGCCGCGCCGGCGATGTGACCGAAGTGCGCGTCCAGCATGGCCTTGATCTGCCCGCGTGTCCAGGGCAGTTCGATCTCATCGACGATGAACCCGAGCTGGCGAAGCTGCTCGGCCTCGGCCCGAAGGTTGTCCTCGATGGCCTGCTCGATCTCGTAGTCGCCCAGGTTGACACACAACGCCACTCGCCAGCCGGTCACGTCGGGAAGCCGGGCGGGCATGTCCAGTGTCGGCGCGAGGGTGGCGATATCGTCTGGATGGTGTCCCTGCATGATGCCGAAGAGCAGCGCGGCGTCGTCGACTGTCCTGGCCAAGGGGCCGTTCTGGCAGTAGTGGTCCAGGTTCCATGGCGGTACGTCGGGAACTCGGCCGTACGAGGGTTTGAAGCCGACGACTCCGCAGAACGCGGCGGGGATGCGGATGGAACCGCCAATGTCCGATCCCGTCGCCAGCGTGGTGGTTCCGGCCGCCAGCGCGGCACCCGAGCCTCCGGACGAGCCACCTGCCGACTTGGTGAAATCCCACGGCGTCGGGGTCAGGCCCCACATCCGCGACTGGGTGAATGGCGCACAACAGAACTCGGGTGTGGTCGTCCGTGCATGCATGATGCCGCCGGCATCGAAGATGCGCTGGGCCAGGGGCGCGGTCTCCGTCGCGATATGGCCGGCGTGGGTCAGGGAACCTTCCGTGTGTGAAAGTCCTTGTATTGGGACTTCCTCCTTGATGGCGACGGCAAGACCCTCCAGCGGTCGAGCCCTGTGTCCGTCACCCGCGTATGCATCTGCCGCGCGGCGAGCCATTTCAAGAGCATCGTCGAAGAACGTCTCAGCGAATGCGTTGATCTGGGGTTCGAGCTGCTCGGCCCGGTCAATCAGGGCCTGCATGAGTTCGACGGGAGAAAGCTCCTTGGCGCGAAACAGTTCCAATGCGTCCGCAGCAGAGATATAGGCCAGGTCCTCGACCGTGGTGATGTCGGTACTGCGACCGATAATCGATGTCATTGCATAGCCTTTCACCGCCCTGGGCGGCCGATAAAGTTCAACCAACTGCTGATCTGCCGCTGTCGCAGCACTGGCAACGAAGTGCTGAGCACCCGGTGACCGGGACAGGGGAGAGCGATCGGCAGTGGCGCCCCCAGCACGAGGGCGCCACTGCCGATCCGGGTCACTGATCCAACCAGACCTCGTTGAGTCCGGCCATCCTGAATCCGACCTGCTTGCCGCCGGCATAGGCGTCGAGCCCCTGCACCTTGCCGGCGTGCGCAGTGAGGAAGTCGCCGTATCCCCAGACGATGTAGATGTGCTCCTGCTGAATCTGCTTGGCGAGTTCGGCGTAGGCGGCGTTTCGTGCGTCGGCATCCATCAGCGCCTGTGCTTCGAAGAAGGCCCGGTCGAATTCGGGGTTGGCGAAGCCGACCTCGTCGAAGAACGCGCCGTTGAGCATCGTCATCCGGGCCAGGTACTCGAAGGATGCACCCAGCCATGCGGTCATGCCGAAGTCCCAGGACAGGTATCCGGCATCGGGATTGAACACGTCCTGACCGGGAACGGTGCTGAAGTCAATCGTGATCCCGGCCGCCTTGGCGGACTCTTGGAAGACCTGGGCGCACTCGACCATTCCCGGCCCGCCCGGACCAAGGTGCAGTGTGATGCTGGGATTGTTGATCCCCGCTTTGGCGAGCACGGACTTGGCGCGCTCCGGGTCGTAGCTGATCGTCTCGGCGTCCTTGGGGAAGGACGGGAAGTTCACTCCGAAGAGGTCCGAGGCGACCGTACCCTTGCCCTGCAGAGCGACATCGACACACTTCTGCCGGTCGATGGCCAGCGACAGTGCCTCACGAAGCGCCGGCTGGTTGGTGGGCGCCGAGTCGGCGCGCATGTAGAAGTTCGACGCTGCCGCACCAGTCTTCGCGGCCACGGAGACACCGGCCTGTTCGAACGCCGCCACGGACGTCGGCGACACGTCGACGGAGACATCGACAGCACCGGAGAGTACGGCGTTGACGCGCGCGGTCTCATCGCTCATCGGCATCACCACGAGTTCGTCGAGGTGCGCCTTCGTGCCCCAGTAGTCGTCGTTGCGAACGAAGACGCTGCGATCACCGCGCGTCCATGACTTGAACTTGAACGGACCGGTTCCGACTGGCGCTTCGAAGTTCTCGGTGCCCGACTTGACGATCGATGTCGACGGGTCGACGAAGAACGACGGGAAGTCTCCGGCGGGCTTCTTCAGTTGGAAGACGATGGTGTGATCGTCGACCTTCTCAGTCCGGTCGAAGTCGACAACCGAGAGGGTGGCGGCCGCGGCAGCGCCTGAGTCCACAACCCGGCGAAGCGAATACAGCACGTCTGCGGCCGTGAGCGGTGTGCCGTCATGGAACTTGACGTTCTCACGAACCGACATCGTCCACTCGGTGCCGTCTTCGTTGGGGGTGAACTCGGACGCGAGCAGCATCTGGGGGCTGCCGTCCTGGCCCAGTTCGACGAGCTGATCGTAGAGTGCGCCGAGCCTGGTCTGGTCGGGCGTGTTCGCCCATTTGGTGGGGTCGAGGGTCTCGGTCTGTCCCCCGCCGATCGCGGCGAGCGTGAGCGTGCCGCCGTCCTTTGGAGTTCCCGTCGACTGCTGCCCGGAGTCCTGTGCCGGGGTACCGCAAGCCGGTACCAACACCAGGATCGCCGCGGCCGCGATGAGGCTGCGTGCCCACGGCTTATGGACCAGTGGCTGAATCTTCTTCACGGACCTGCCTTTCCGATTTTTCGGTGTCGCGCAACGCAGAAGCCTTGCGCCCTGCCTTTCTTGACTTGCAGCGCACACTATCAGTACCTTCCGAAATTGAGAACGGTTGTACGAAATATCGACAAACGAAGGGCCGGCATTGGATTCGCGACGGGAAGAACTCACCTCGGTTGACGCCAGGACGGGTGAGGTGGCGTCACTGGCCACATCCAGCACACCACCGGATGAGCTGACGTCGATGGCCCGCGACGCTGCGGCTGCGGTGCCCTATCTGTGCGGCCTGGGCCGGACCGGCCGCGCCGCGCTGCTCAACCAACTGGCCGATGCCCTGGAGCGACGACGGTCGGACATCGTCGACGTCGCCGACAAGGAGACCGCGCTGGGCGGCGTTCGCCTCAACGGTGAGCTCACCCGGACATGTGTGCAGCTGCGATTCATGGCTGAGGTGGTGGCCGAGGGCAGTTACCTCAACGCGTCGATCGATCATCCCGGTGACACCCCGATGGGGGTGCGCCCGGACCTGCGGAGAACATCCATCCCGATGGGCCCCGTGGCGGTCTTCGGGGCCAGTAATTTCCCCCTCGCGTTCAGCGTGCCCGGTGGCGACACCGCATCCGCGCTTGCCGCCGGGTGCCCGGTGATCGCAAAGGCGCATCCCTCCCACGTTGCGACATCGGCGCTGATCGCTGAGATCTGGCTGGATGAACTGCAGCGATTTGGCGCGCCCCCAGGGGTGTTCAGCATCGTTTATGGGATGGACGCCGGAACCGCGTTGATCCTTGACCCGAACATCAAGGCGGTCGGTTTCACGGGATCGCTGGCCGGCGGGCGCGCGCTCTTCGACCTGGCGGGCCGGCGGGAAACGCCGATCCCCTTCTACGGCGAGTTGGGCAGCGTCAATCCACTCGTGGTGACGGCAGCGGCCGCCGATGATCGCGGGGAGTCCATCGGTGCCGGTATCGCGGCATCGATGACACTGGGAGTCGGTCAGTTCTGCACCAAGCCCGGCCTGTTTCTGATCCCGGCCTCCCCCGCGGGCGACCGAGTCGTCGAAGCGCTGGTCTCTGGTCTGCGCGGCGTCGAGCCCGCATACCCGTTGAATGCCGGGATCCGCGAGGCGTACCGCGAAGGAGTCGCTCGGATCGCCACCGTCGCAGAGGTTCTCGTGGGCCAGGCCACGACCGACGGTCGTCAGATCGGGCCAGTGCTGGCAGCCGCTGATGTCGAAGCGGTCGTTGGGGACGGACAACGTCTGCTCACCCACGAGATCTTTGGCCCCTTCGGCCTGTTGGTTCGGTACCGGGAGACAGCCGAAGTCCTCCGCGTGCTCAGAAGCCTTCCGGCCACCCTCACCGGTACCGTGCATGTCGGCGATGCCGATCAGGACGCGGCCGCGATCACCACCGAGCTCGAAAACCTCTCCGGCAGAATTGTTTACAATGGATACCCGACCGGGGTTGCGGTGTCGTGGTCGATGCAGCACGGCGGCCCCTATCCGGCATCCACGGTCTCCGCGTCGACGTCGGTCGGTGCCGCCGCGGTCGGCCGTTGGATCCGCCCACTCTGCTACCAGGACGCGCCTCAGTCGGTGTTGCCCGACGAACTCCGAGACACTCCGTCGCAACCTCTTCCACGCCGGATAGACGGGCGTCTGATCACCCCCACCCCCCAACCAGGAGCCAACTGATGAGCCTCATCCGAGGTGCTATCCCCGTCGTGCCGACAGTGTTCAACGACGAGCACGAACTCGACTGTGCCGGACAACGGAGGGTCGTCGACTTCCTCGTCGACGCCCGCTCGGCCGCCATCTGCGCTATGGCGAACTACTCGGAGCAGTTCTCACTGACCGACACCGAGCGCGACGTCGTCGTCGAAACCACGATCGATCAGGCCGCGGGGCGGATTCCGGTCTGCGTGGCCACCAGTCACTACAGCGCCCGTGTCGCGGCGGAGCGCAGTCGGCGCGCTCAGGAACAGGGTGCGGCACTTGTGATGCTCATGCCCCCGTTCGTCGGCGCCTCGGTGACGGTCGACGAGCGAGGTGTCGTCGAGTACTTCACGCGCGTGGCCGAGGCCATCGACATCCCGATCATGATCCAGGATGCGCCGATGAGTCCGACGCCGTTGTCGGCTGAACTGCTCGCTCGGCTCGCACGCACCATTCCGCACGTGCAGTACGCGAAGATCGAAGTGGCTCATGCCGCCGACAAGATCCGTCGAGTGCACCAGATGGCCGGGGAGGACATGCCCGGCCTCTACGACGGCGAGGAGGCGGTGACGCTCATCCCTGATCTGTTGGCCGGGGCTCAGGGCACGATGAGCAGTTCGATGATCCCAGAGATTCTGGCAGAGGCCATCCGACTGTTCCATGACGGCGAACGCGATGCGG
The DNA window shown above is from Mycolicibacterium confluentis and carries:
- a CDS encoding NtaA/DmoA family FMN-dependent monooxygenase (This protein belongs to a clade of FMN-dependent monooxygenases, within a broader family of flavin-dependent oxidoreductases, the luciferase-like monooxygenase (LMM) family, some of whose members use coenzyme F420 rather than FMN.), encoding MSPKKFHLGWFVGFVANDFTGPFSPPDEPWDGKFYVEMAQSLERAGFDYMMFEDTVSVPDAYGRSFDTYLKHALWAPKHDPVPLAAVIAAATSRLGIIATMSTAFYPPYMLARTVATVDHIAKGRFGWNIVTSAQNQAALNFGMDKLPPHDKRYDIAHEYIDLVRELWNSWDADNIVRDRETGAYFAPGSVRAVDHDGEYFRSKGPLTTVRPPNGQPVFVQAGGSPKGRDFAAKYADSIVANPGSIEDMRKFRDDVRARAAAHGRNPDEIKILFIMMPVLGATTEEAVAANRRNITSDRAVENILAQFSFTTDIDFSQFPLDEVPPQDLTTDGEQSALEMFLQRGSGKTLRELAIDYLSPRVELVGTPDEVADRMGEIVDEVGGDGFLIYTGSNSLNRRFVAEVTEGLVPALQRRGRVRTEYGHEFLRDNLRAF
- a CDS encoding amidase, coding for MTSIIGRSTDITTVEDLAYISAADALELFRAKELSPVELMQALIDRAEQLEPQINAFAETFFDDALEMARRAADAYAGDGHRARPLEGLAVAIKEEVPIQGLSHTEGSLTHAGHIATETAPLAQRIFDAGGIMHARTTTPEFCCAPFTQSRMWGLTPTPWDFTKSAGGSSGGSGAALAAGTTTLATGSDIGGSIRIPAAFCGVVGFKPSYGRVPDVPPWNLDHYCQNGPLARTVDDAALLFGIMQGHHPDDIATLAPTLDMPARLPDVTGWRVALCVNLGDYEIEQAIEDNLRAEAEQLRQLGFIVDEIELPWTRGQIKAMLDAHFGHIAGAAAARHAVDNADLLNDYTLDFIERSTAGAAAMTMAETYEAEAQFYRPLSRVFEQYRILLCPTLATIALDAGQSYVDRGPTINGKVASNVERDGLMTGPFNILGRCPSTAVPTGFDANGMPTSAQFVGRPYQDIDSLAAAAALDRSRSRYSDSSGRPTFS
- a CDS encoding ABC transporter substrate-binding protein; this encodes MKKIQPLVHKPWARSLIAAAAILVLVPACGTPAQDSGQQSTGTPKDGGTLTLAAIGGGQTETLDPTKWANTPDQTRLGALYDQLVELGQDGSPQMLLASEFTPNEDGTEWTMSVRENVKFHDGTPLTAADVLYSLRRVVDSGAAAAATLSVVDFDRTEKVDDHTIVFQLKKPAGDFPSFFVDPSTSIVKSGTENFEAPVGTGPFKFKSWTRGDRSVFVRNDDYWGTKAHLDELVVMPMSDETARVNAVLSGAVDVSVDVSPTSVAAFEQAGVSVAAKTGAAASNFYMRADSAPTNQPALREALSLAIDRQKCVDVALQGKGTVASDLFGVNFPSFPKDAETISYDPERAKSVLAKAGINNPSITLHLGPGGPGMVECAQVFQESAKAAGITIDFSTVPGQDVFNPDAGYLSWDFGMTAWLGASFEYLARMTMLNGAFFDEVGFANPEFDRAFFEAQALMDADARNAAYAELAKQIQQEHIYIVWGYGDFLTAHAGKVQGLDAYAGGKQVGFRMAGLNEVWLDQ
- a CDS encoding aldehyde dehydrogenase (NADP(+)), which encodes MDSRREELTSVDARTGEVASLATSSTPPDELTSMARDAAAAVPYLCGLGRTGRAALLNQLADALERRRSDIVDVADKETALGGVRLNGELTRTCVQLRFMAEVVAEGSYLNASIDHPGDTPMGVRPDLRRTSIPMGPVAVFGASNFPLAFSVPGGDTASALAAGCPVIAKAHPSHVATSALIAEIWLDELQRFGAPPGVFSIVYGMDAGTALILDPNIKAVGFTGSLAGGRALFDLAGRRETPIPFYGELGSVNPLVVTAAAADDRGESIGAGIAASMTLGVGQFCTKPGLFLIPASPAGDRVVEALVSGLRGVEPAYPLNAGIREAYREGVARIATVAEVLVGQATTDGRQIGPVLAAADVEAVVGDGQRLLTHEIFGPFGLLVRYRETAEVLRVLRSLPATLTGTVHVGDADQDAAAITTELENLSGRIVYNGYPTGVAVSWSMQHGGPYPASTVSASTSVGAAAVGRWIRPLCYQDAPQSVLPDELRDTPSQPLPRRIDGRLITPTPQPGAN